One genomic segment of Chitinophaga parva includes these proteins:
- a CDS encoding M1 family metallopeptidase yields MIRQICCGAALLLGLGSVHAQSLYMPRNIKQAYDKGTRSLDGKPGAHYWQNHGRYDIQITSAPPSQMINGRETIMYRNNSKDTLKWLAIRLIDNIHKPQASRANYVSADFLSSGMQVDTAKVNGQPVEFNNNVGTVSQLRLPQALLPGDSVNLYFSWRQELSKESGREGMIAEHTQYLAYFYPRVAVYDDYNGWDVVEHTDRTEFYNDFNDYRVAVTVPKDFIVWGTGTLQNMNEVLQPATAERLRQSFITNDVLHIASAKDLADKTVTAPNSQNTWIWTAEHITDVAMGISNEYLWDASSAVVDSSTMRRASMQAAYNPASEDFTRSVANGQYALTWFSHHWPGVAYPFPKMTAFQGFADMEYPMMCNDSHVDNARFAELVQDHEMAHTWFPFYMGINETRYAFMDEGWATTFEYLIGIAETDQAKADNFYRAFRVNRYINDKSTEEDMPIISMSNQVSGMGYGSNAYGKPSMAYLSLKDLLGDDLFRKGLHTYMDRWHGKHPIPWDFFYSFNDATGQDLNWFWNAWFFSYHYIDLAIGNVKTGNRDTRITINNVGGFPIPFDVVVTNADGSTKKYHQTPAVWKANGKQATITVPAANAQSVKLDNGIFMDATPADNSRSAR; encoded by the coding sequence ATGATCAGACAAATCTGCTGTGGGGCCGCACTGCTACTGGGCCTGGGCTCCGTACATGCGCAATCCCTGTATATGCCGCGCAACATCAAACAAGCCTACGATAAAGGCACCCGCTCCCTGGATGGAAAGCCTGGTGCGCATTATTGGCAAAACCATGGCCGCTACGATATCCAGATCACTTCGGCCCCGCCCAGCCAGATGATCAACGGCCGGGAAACCATCATGTACCGCAACAACAGCAAGGACACGCTGAAATGGCTGGCCATCCGCCTCATCGATAATATCCATAAGCCGCAGGCCTCCCGCGCCAACTACGTGAGCGCAGATTTCCTCTCCAGCGGCATGCAGGTAGACACTGCAAAGGTGAACGGCCAGCCCGTGGAGTTCAATAACAACGTGGGCACCGTGTCCCAATTGCGCCTGCCCCAGGCCCTGCTGCCCGGCGATTCTGTGAACCTGTATTTCTCCTGGCGCCAGGAACTCTCCAAGGAAAGCGGGCGCGAAGGCATGATCGCGGAGCATACCCAGTACCTCGCGTATTTCTACCCACGCGTGGCCGTGTATGATGATTACAATGGCTGGGACGTGGTAGAACATACGGACCGTACCGAGTTCTATAACGACTTTAATGACTACCGTGTAGCCGTTACCGTACCTAAAGACTTTATTGTGTGGGGCACCGGTACGCTGCAGAATATGAACGAGGTGCTGCAACCCGCCACTGCGGAGCGTTTGCGCCAGTCGTTCATTACCAATGATGTGCTGCACATTGCCTCCGCAAAAGACCTGGCAGATAAGACCGTCACGGCGCCCAACAGCCAGAACACCTGGATATGGACGGCGGAGCATATTACGGATGTAGCGATGGGCATCAGCAACGAATACCTGTGGGATGCTTCCAGCGCTGTGGTAGACAGCAGCACTATGCGCCGTGCCAGTATGCAGGCGGCTTATAACCCTGCATCGGAAGACTTTACAAGATCAGTAGCCAACGGCCAATACGCCCTCACGTGGTTTTCCCACCACTGGCCGGGCGTGGCATATCCTTTCCCGAAGATGACCGCCTTTCAGGGCTTTGCCGATATGGAATACCCGATGATGTGCAATGACAGCCACGTGGATAACGCCCGCTTCGCGGAACTGGTGCAGGACCATGAAATGGCCCACACCTGGTTCCCTTTCTACATGGGCATCAATGAAACCCGTTATGCTTTCATGGATGAGGGCTGGGCCACCACTTTTGAATACCTCATTGGCATTGCGGAAACAGACCAGGCAAAGGCGGACAACTTTTACCGGGCCTTCCGCGTGAACCGCTACATCAATGATAAATCCACGGAAGAAGACATGCCCATCATCTCCATGTCTAACCAGGTAAGCGGCATGGGCTACGGCAGCAATGCGTATGGCAAGCCTTCCATGGCCTATCTTTCCTTAAAGGACCTGCTGGGCGATGACCTGTTCCGCAAAGGCCTGCACACGTACATGGACCGCTGGCACGGCAAGCACCCCATTCCCTGGGACTTCTTCTACAGCTTCAATGATGCCACGGGCCAGGATCTCAACTGGTTCTGGAACGCCTGGTTCTTCAGCTATCACTACATTGACCTGGCCATCGGGAATGTGAAGACCGGCAACCGGGATACCCGCATCACCATCAACAATGTAGGCGGCTTCCCCATCCCGTTTGACGTAGTGGTTACTAACGCAGACGGGAGCACGAAAAAGTACCACCAGACGCCGGCTGTATGGAAGGCGAACGGTAAGCAGGCCACGATCACAGTACCTGCCGCCAATGCCCAAAGCGTAAAACTGGATAACGGCATTTTCATGGACGCTACCCCGGCGGATAACAGCCGGAGCGCCCGGTAA
- a CDS encoding type VI secretion system baseplate subunit TssG — protein sequence MDDIRSFNINNFNTDYKPAVLAAELIEAGAVDLNDLFIWPVGGGQRNFSKDILSIDWYAPVSGYKDFVCIKSSREGLYDMLPEGLFHPSVPYASTRSTEEIIDQIRIHKEQEKSARLFFLPLEAEINQFRILIELHENKIDKKNIYNDLVEIFRPGWEIFELLDAQQANIFLHMIPFLHQTKGDLERLQNLATLLLQVPVHIALVPAPQATLADGASILGEAGLGVDLVTSPTFNEGDDMVHIRIGPLPAARALTFYDGTRADKIIRTLVGYFVPADVDVSVSVEILPEERNLCLGPAVLGFDAYLA from the coding sequence ATGGACGATATCCGCTCCTTTAATATAAACAATTTTAATACCGATTACAAGCCGGCCGTGCTGGCGGCGGAGCTGATAGAGGCCGGCGCCGTGGATCTTAACGATCTTTTCATATGGCCGGTGGGCGGCGGGCAGCGCAACTTTTCGAAAGACATCCTATCTATCGACTGGTATGCACCGGTATCGGGATATAAAGATTTTGTATGTATAAAAAGCAGCCGGGAAGGCCTGTACGACATGTTGCCGGAGGGGCTCTTCCATCCCTCCGTGCCCTATGCCTCTACCCGCAGTACGGAAGAGATCATAGACCAGATCCGCATCCATAAAGAACAGGAAAAATCTGCCCGCCTGTTTTTCCTGCCCCTGGAAGCGGAGATCAACCAGTTCCGCATTCTCATTGAACTGCACGAGAATAAAATTGATAAGAAAAACATCTATAACGACCTGGTGGAGATCTTCCGCCCCGGGTGGGAGATCTTTGAGCTGCTGGATGCCCAGCAGGCCAATATTTTCCTGCACATGATCCCCTTCCTGCACCAGACCAAGGGAGACCTGGAGCGCCTGCAAAACCTGGCCACCCTGCTGCTGCAGGTACCGGTGCATATTGCCCTGGTCCCCGCACCACAGGCCACCCTGGCAGATGGCGCCAGTATCCTGGGGGAAGCCGGCCTGGGGGTAGACCTGGTGACCAGCCCCACCTTCAACGAGGGCGATGACATGGTGCACATCCGCATAGGCCCCCTCCCCGCGGCCAGGGCCCTTACCTTTTACGATGGCACCCGTGCCGATAAAATAATCCGCACCCTGGTAGGCTACTTTGTGCCGGCAGATGTGGATGTGTCCGTAAGTGTGGAAATATTACCCGAAGAGCGGAATTTATGCCTGGGCCCGGCAGTATTGGGGTTTGATGCTTACCTGGCGTAG
- a CDS encoding TssN family type VI secretion system protein, translating to MDVKPIFTSYILFPLLTMIMGAVMVVLNKKNKLMSSRRLVVTVLLTSLVLAVPGFGGALGLQFMPWGYLGAQVIYLLLGILAVWLLSKHYPEVLEHRKGMLVLCAVIAVGLGVFLFKLAFNWLNDLDYGWLAATSALVFLVPLVFWWAYMAMLEIPSEIYTVWYYPRQAVSMDLFDVDLDKLKVLEVELFKAVNDPSPLKVKVKAPPDMVFGAWFQKFIDDYNTKFPRAGVQFEGPEGDAYGWIFYVKPSFFKKKQFINPDISVAQNQVSEKYTIHARRVTRLEHELGGEDRVVIL from the coding sequence ATGGATGTTAAGCCGATTTTTACCAGTTACATTCTTTTTCCCCTTCTCACTATGATCATGGGGGCCGTGATGGTGGTCCTCAATAAGAAAAACAAATTAATGAGCAGCCGTCGCCTGGTGGTGACGGTACTCCTAACCAGCTTGGTGCTGGCGGTGCCGGGTTTCGGCGGTGCACTGGGACTGCAGTTTATGCCATGGGGCTACCTGGGCGCGCAGGTTATTTATTTATTGCTGGGCATTCTGGCGGTGTGGCTTTTGTCTAAACATTACCCCGAGGTGCTGGAGCACCGCAAGGGCATGCTGGTATTGTGCGCGGTGATTGCGGTGGGGCTGGGCGTGTTCCTTTTTAAACTGGCCTTCAACTGGCTTAACGACCTGGATTATGGCTGGCTGGCGGCTACATCGGCGCTGGTGTTCCTGGTGCCGCTCGTGTTCTGGTGGGCTTACATGGCCATGCTGGAGATCCCGTCAGAAATTTATACCGTTTGGTATTATCCTCGCCAGGCCGTGTCCATGGACCTGTTTGACGTGGATCTTGATAAACTGAAAGTACTGGAAGTGGAGCTGTTCAAGGCGGTGAATGATCCCAGCCCACTGAAGGTGAAAGTGAAAGCGCCGCCGGACATGGTGTTTGGCGCATGGTTCCAGAAGTTCATAGATGATTACAATACCAAATTCCCCCGGGCAGGTGTACAGTTTGAAGGGCCGGAAGGGGATGCTTACGGATGGATCTTTTATGTGAAGCCATCCTTCTTTAAAAAGAAGCAATTTATTAATCCCGACATATCCGTAGCGCAAAACCAGGTGAGTGAGAAATACACCATTCATGCAAGGCGTGTAACGCGGCTGGAACATGAACTGGGCGGTGAAGACCGCGTAGTGATCCTGTAG
- a CDS encoding DUF6531 domain-containing protein: MNLVNKHGTIILGIDIHFTELPPFNPLQPFIGLVFDVMDYIPFIGASIIVNGMRRGVSDTSGMLVTWKHIPIATGPFVEMPLIAHQSVNFFGSMNTYGQGRRLSPTTYMKMTCNDIGIPLSAHAGEKFKPMFSLFAPTSFSIPIPIGMPVMLGGPFVPDLTGALINLVASFGFSALLKGGRKLLSKALNSKATKALSATMDKAFKKMKCLKDPVNMVTGNVLYTGCDFELPGILPLKWERHWHSDSGVKGLLGHGTTCLFDTRLEIMDGTEIAMLLPDGRAAGFELPLPGEENYNRIERLTLRHCGDHFEVKDHVAQFIYVFNGDLRLAMLRNEQGFAIKAVYHSGVLSQVIDSAGRVLKIFTDQEGRITAIHSEQQLLAGYAYNEAGDLCKITDALQQATCIVYEQHHMIKKTDRNGQSFYWKYEGHRCVRTWGDGGLLEGQITYHAGYNVMHSPGGRSEIFYYDEDQLCTQITDALGNNRFMDYTEWEELYRSIDEEGNMTGYRYDDRGNCVSIILPDKVEELFIFDETDRMVMHTDGAGNTVVRTYNELGLPEVVINADNSITSYSYDARHRLVGIENGDRKTLLQYDAQDNLASVTLPDGSETRWEYDQLGHCIRRINASGGVQSLVYDLLGRATRIQQPDGNVIWLQYNAYEEVLHARDSQHDILFEYTPLGSLRRRTERGATWQLQYNGEDELMCITNEVQERYCFERNGRGEIVKETGFDGQQRQYDRYANGWIRKVTRPEGRSTTCEYDANGRIIRLEYHDGTFEVFSYDKNGLLTSAINDYAAVYFNRDNLGRVITERTVVNGQEYTVQSVFNRTGQRCRLQSSLGADLGMEYTAMGLLSRMTATQGQQHWDMRLNYNNLGMETDRWLPGNLSAHMAYDHAGHPLRQTVRTSGREARRRRYEWDANDRLVTMLNELTNGFITYGHDDFDNLAWAEYEDGQRQYKTPDAAGNIYTSATQRDRRYEAGGRLAWNQGWHYRYDAEGNLIEKSNGAGTVWKYAWYANGMLQEVTRPDGETVSFAYDALGRRMEKQYRGTVTRWIWDGRTPFQEWQYAATERPVLVTDAWGDLKASGTEPVEGLITWVFKDGSLAPAAKLTGDHAYSIISNYMGTPVEMYDESGQQVWAAELDIYGGVRSGGKGDPGACPFRFQGQYEDAETGLYYNRFRYYSPGEGNYISPDPVKLAGDNPTLYGYVKDVNTWVDTDGLGPTVPDFNTLKDLATNHLDFSTTKDGAVFWSGSRMETAQAWAAANGKTTLEQTVGGKYLDDLKLFSPGSPLSGKEAAEIWDIASKRFADNASGEVNVFSTGAKRIGAYGERTWWRIEKPALMRNGNVKAIIRRRIDGSKSLFGHVFKCH; encoded by the coding sequence ATGAACCTCGTGAACAAACACGGAACCATCATCCTTGGGATAGATATCCACTTTACTGAATTACCGCCTTTCAACCCACTGCAACCCTTTATCGGGTTGGTGTTTGATGTGATGGACTACATTCCGTTCATAGGCGCCAGCATTATTGTGAACGGCATGCGCCGCGGCGTGTCCGATACCAGCGGCATGCTGGTCACCTGGAAACATATTCCCATTGCCACCGGGCCTTTTGTGGAGATGCCGCTGATCGCCCACCAGTCCGTGAATTTCTTTGGCAGCATGAATACCTATGGGCAGGGAAGGCGATTGAGCCCTACCACCTATATGAAGATGACGTGTAACGACATCGGCATCCCATTGTCTGCCCATGCCGGGGAGAAGTTTAAGCCCATGTTTTCCTTATTTGCGCCCACTTCTTTCAGCATCCCCATTCCCATCGGGATGCCTGTAATGCTGGGTGGCCCCTTTGTGCCGGACCTTACAGGGGCACTGATCAATCTTGTAGCCTCTTTTGGATTCAGCGCATTGCTGAAAGGAGGCAGGAAGCTACTGAGCAAGGCATTGAACAGCAAAGCCACAAAAGCCCTCAGTGCCACGATGGATAAGGCTTTTAAAAAGATGAAGTGCCTGAAGGACCCTGTGAACATGGTGACGGGGAATGTACTGTACACAGGGTGCGATTTTGAATTGCCTGGCATACTGCCCCTGAAATGGGAGCGGCACTGGCACAGCGACAGTGGTGTTAAGGGCTTGCTGGGGCATGGTACCACCTGCCTGTTTGATACGCGGCTGGAAATAATGGATGGAACGGAAATAGCCATGCTGCTGCCGGACGGGCGTGCAGCAGGTTTTGAATTACCCCTGCCGGGAGAAGAAAATTACAACCGCATAGAACGCCTTACCCTGCGGCATTGCGGCGATCACTTTGAAGTGAAAGATCATGTGGCACAGTTCATATACGTCTTCAATGGCGACCTCCGGTTGGCCATGCTGCGCAATGAGCAGGGCTTTGCCATCAAAGCAGTATACCACAGCGGTGTGCTGTCGCAGGTGATAGACAGTGCCGGCAGGGTGCTGAAGATCTTTACAGACCAGGAAGGCCGTATCACGGCCATTCATAGTGAGCAGCAACTGCTGGCAGGCTATGCCTATAATGAAGCTGGCGACCTTTGTAAGATCACGGATGCATTGCAACAGGCAACCTGCATCGTGTATGAGCAGCACCATATGATAAAGAAAACGGATCGCAACGGACAGTCGTTTTACTGGAAATATGAGGGGCATCGCTGTGTGCGTACCTGGGGAGACGGAGGCCTGCTGGAAGGACAAATCACCTATCATGCTGGCTACAATGTAATGCACTCCCCCGGCGGCCGTAGCGAGATTTTTTATTACGATGAGGATCAGCTTTGTACGCAGATCACGGATGCCCTGGGCAATAACCGCTTTATGGATTACACGGAATGGGAAGAACTGTACCGTAGTATTGATGAAGAAGGAAACATGACCGGGTACCGTTATGATGACCGGGGCAATTGCGTTAGCATCATACTGCCGGATAAAGTGGAAGAGCTATTCATTTTTGATGAAACCGACCGCATGGTTATGCATACCGATGGCGCAGGGAATACGGTAGTACGTACCTACAATGAACTGGGGCTGCCGGAGGTGGTCATCAACGCAGACAATTCGATTACCAGTTATAGTTACGATGCCCGCCACCGCCTGGTGGGGATAGAAAATGGAGACAGGAAAACCTTGCTGCAATATGATGCACAGGATAACCTGGCGTCCGTGACACTGCCGGATGGCAGTGAAACCCGGTGGGAGTACGATCAGCTGGGCCATTGCATCCGCCGCATAAACGCAAGTGGTGGGGTACAGTCGCTGGTGTATGACCTGCTGGGCCGCGCTACCCGCATACAGCAGCCGGATGGAAATGTGATCTGGTTACAATACAATGCCTATGAGGAAGTATTGCACGCGAGGGACAGCCAGCATGATATCCTTTTTGAATACACGCCGCTGGGCAGCCTGCGCCGGCGTACGGAAAGGGGCGCCACCTGGCAATTGCAGTACAACGGGGAGGATGAACTTATGTGCATTACCAATGAAGTACAGGAACGGTATTGTTTTGAGCGCAACGGGCGTGGCGAAATTGTAAAGGAAACGGGCTTTGACGGGCAGCAGCGCCAGTATGATCGGTATGCCAATGGCTGGATCCGTAAGGTAACAAGGCCGGAAGGACGCTCTACCACCTGTGAGTACGATGCCAATGGCCGCATTATAAGATTGGAATATCATGATGGGACTTTTGAGGTATTCAGCTATGATAAGAACGGCCTGCTCACGTCCGCCATTAACGATTATGCAGCGGTCTATTTTAACCGGGATAACCTCGGCAGGGTGATCACAGAGCGCACGGTGGTTAACGGGCAGGAATATACGGTGCAATCTGTGTTTAACAGGACGGGGCAACGCTGCCGCCTGCAAAGCAGCCTGGGGGCTGACCTGGGAATGGAATACACCGCTATGGGCTTGCTTAGCAGGATGACAGCAACGCAGGGGCAGCAGCATTGGGACATGCGCCTTAATTACAATAACCTGGGGATGGAAACCGACCGCTGGCTGCCGGGTAACCTATCTGCGCATATGGCTTATGATCACGCAGGACATCCATTGCGCCAAACGGTACGGACCAGTGGCCGGGAGGCCCGGCGCCGGCGCTACGAATGGGATGCAAATGACCGGCTGGTGACCATGCTGAATGAACTGACGAATGGATTTATCACCTATGGGCACGATGACTTTGATAACCTGGCCTGGGCGGAGTATGAAGACGGACAGCGCCAATACAAAACACCGGATGCGGCGGGGAACATTTACACCAGCGCCACGCAGCGGGACCGCCGCTATGAAGCTGGCGGGCGCCTGGCATGGAACCAGGGCTGGCACTATCGTTACGATGCGGAGGGGAATCTTATAGAAAAAAGCAATGGCGCGGGTACCGTGTGGAAATATGCATGGTATGCCAATGGCATGCTGCAGGAAGTGACGCGGCCGGATGGCGAGACCGTTTCCTTTGCCTATGATGCGCTGGGAAGGCGCATGGAAAAGCAATACCGCGGTACAGTAACGCGCTGGATCTGGGATGGCCGCACACCCTTCCAGGAATGGCAATATGCCGCAACGGAAAGACCAGTGCTGGTCACCGATGCATGGGGCGACCTGAAAGCAAGTGGCACTGAGCCGGTGGAAGGGCTGATCACCTGGGTGTTTAAAGACGGCAGCCTGGCTCCGGCAGCAAAGCTGACCGGCGATCACGCTTATTCCATTATTTCAAACTACATGGGCACGCCCGTGGAAATGTATGACGAAAGCGGGCAACAGGTATGGGCGGCTGAATTGGATATTTACGGCGGGGTGCGCAGTGGCGGTAAAGGCGATCCCGGGGCTTGTCCCTTCCGCTTCCAGGGCCAGTATGAAGATGCAGAGACGGGATTGTACTACAACCGGTTTCGCTACTACAGTCCCGGGGAGGGCAATTATATCAGCCCGGACCCGGTGAAGCTGGCGGGCGATAACCCAACATTGTACGGCTATGTGAAGGACGTGAATACCTGGGTAGATACAGATGGCCTGGGTCCAACGGTCCCTGACTTTAATACACTGAAAGACCTGGCCACGAATCACCTGGATTTTTCTACAACAAAAGACGGGGCCGTATTCTGGTCCGGCTCCCGGATGGAAACAGCGCAGGCATGGGCTGCGGCCAACGGTAAAACTACGCTGGAGCAAACCGTGGGCGGGAAATACCTGGATGACCTGAAATTATTTAGCCCCGGTAGCCCCCTGAGTGGTAAAGAAGCCGCCGAGATTTGGGATATTGCGTCTAAAAGATTTGCAGACAATGCTTCCGGTGAGGTGAACGTGTTTTCTACCGGGGCAAAGCGCATTGGAGCGTATGGAGAAAGAACGTGGTGGCGCATCGAAAAGCCGGCGTTAATGCGGAATGGCAATGTAAAGGCCATTATACGAAGAAGGATAGATGGAAGCAAATCGTTATTTGGTCATGTATTTAAATGTCATTAG